In Dermacentor silvarum isolate Dsil-2018 chromosome 2, BIME_Dsil_1.4, whole genome shotgun sequence, the following proteins share a genomic window:
- the LOC119440509 gene encoding cuticle protein 16.8, with protein sequence MFAKVALFCLVAVATAAPLEDYPPQPYSFSYDTTDEYGTRLTRAESSDVNNNKVGSYSYTDAQGITRVVKYTADAEGFHATVETNEPGTKSSNPADALYTSSSVEVAPAPAATVVAKPVVVQSAPATVAVHSAPATVAVHATPVAVHAVHPAQFAVHPAQYALHPAQYALAGSPVAVVHQAPFTVTKSA encoded by the exons ATGTTTGCCAAG GTCGCCCTCTTCTGCCTCGTCGCCGTCGCCACTGCGGCTCCCCTCGAGGACTAC CCACCTCAGCCATACAGCTTCAGCTATGACACCACCGACGAGTACGGCACCCGGCTGACCCGCGCGGAGTCTAGTGACGTCAACAACAACAAGGTCGGCTCCTACAGCTATACCGACGCACAGGGCATCACCCGTGTTGTCAAGTACACCGCTGACGCCGAGGGTTTCCATGCCACCGTCGAGACCAACGAGCCAGGAACCAAGAGCTCCAACCCAGCCGATGCTCTGTACACCTCTAGCTCCGTCGAGGTTGCCCCAGCCCCAGCTGCCACCGTTGTTGCCAAGCCCGTGGTCGTGCAGTCCGCCCCAGCCACCGTCGCTGTGCACTCCGCCCCAGCCACCGTTGCTGTGCACGCCACTCCTGTTGCCGTGCACGCCGTGCACCCAGCCCAGTTCGCCGTGCACCCAGCTCAGTACGCCCTGCACCCAGCCCAGTACGCCCTGGCCGGCTCCCCAGTCGCCGTCGTCCACCAAGCTCCTTTCACCGTCACCAAGAGCGCTTAA